The sequence GGTAAATGAACcttattctgtctgtctgacttttGGTGTTTAGTGAAAAGGGAATGTTTAATACAGACTTTTTCTATTATTCCAAGCCTAcgtttttaattttctaatgtGTTTCTCTTACGCAGTGATTGGAAACCAAGAGTAACGGGTCgtgtttttactgtgaaatgTTTAAAGCAGAACTTCAGCATGCATTCATGCTCGGATCGAGAGCTGCTTGCATTTGCTACCATATCATTTACTTATCTAAGCTCTAGATAAGTCCTCTCATCCATGTTCCAAAGTTGTGTGTAACTGTTTCATGCATGTTAACTATTCAATGCAGAATCACCTATGATAAAAGGCTAAGCTGATACCACGATCattgctttgtttatttattttatgatacAAGGGGTCATCTGTTAATCAGGTTCATGCCCATCATGGCTGACACTGCATTTCCTTAAGCAAGTACTTCGGACAAATAAGCATTTGTCATAACAAGCCTAATTCTTCTTCTAAGCCTGAGACACCTGTGATAAGTGCTGTCACTTCATAGTTTCTTCATCATAACCATATCACAACTCCTGGTATTTTCCTTCCCGCTACCAACATTTTCctacacatttaatttcataaaGGGAATTCTCATTCTGCTTGTGCATAACCGTCAAATGAATATCCAGATTACctcctgtttctttttctaCCAGTGGGCCCAGATATAATAGTGTTGTTACagaaaaaatctattttaatctCCAGATTCCTCTTACCTTATTGAGACTACTGCACTAGAGGGATTGTGTCCTAAACCTTTTAAATTACACAAAGACCTTGGTTTAATTACTGCTATACTCTATATCTGCTGTGTTTGCAGGAGCAAATAATATTGCAGACCCTGAAAACCTTATATTTGATATTATGCTTACAGTTTTGGGTAAGAAATTAGCCCTAAGACTTATAAGAAGTTTAGCTTTACTTAACACAGTCTTGCTCTTTGACAATGTTCTCATATGCTCAACAAAGAACCCTAAACATAACTAAAGCAGATTAACAGGTGACATCAGAAAGGGTCTGATCTGCTGGGTTTTCCTTTGTCATATCAATAGTACACAGGATTCAAAATGAACATGTCCGATGTAATAACGTACCTGTAACATTCCATACAGCTCTCGTACTGCAGAGCTAGTAAGGAGGTATTTTAAGACCAGCATGAAGCCTCAGCCTCACGTCTGAACCCAGGTTCTGAATCATCAGAGGGAGCAAGCATGAGTATTTGGGGTTTGGAGCAGCAGCAAACTCTCTCTCTTGCACAAACGCATTTCAGTACATGTGGAGAGTGTCAGAAattgataaacaaaaaaacaaaaaaaaaacaatggttgAGTCCTGTCATCACCCCGCTAGGTAACCCTGGGTGCAGGTGAAGGCAGGCCACATCATCACAGTATATGCTTTATTTGATAATAGACAGATGAGaggtgacagaaaacagagagacagagaggggcaATGATCACAATATGTGTGGTATAAATCTCATCCGCTGCTCCACAGAGATGCTCTATCAGTCATAAATTAAAGGAGTAGACCGCACACAAGCTGGAATGAGCCTGAATTTACAACCAAAACGTGCGTTGCTTCAGCTAGCAAACCTGATTAATGGTGATATTTGCCTTCTGActtgatatatatttacatatttacagttACATCTCTGCCATGTCAAGCTTGGTAATGAGGTAAGAGAGCTTAGACGTAGAGAATTATCTATAACTATAAAAACTATGTTATACcaaaattatttgatttatctATCTCTAATTAAATACATATTAGGGGTGTTGCTCCTTCATTGACAACCTTGCCCAAATGTGCCAATACCACCAAAAAGTTTTCTTTCTGAATTCTGTATGTAATGTGTATGTAATTCTGAAAACAGTCAGGATTGAgttatgtacatttatttatcaaacagtATCAGAAATACGTACACTACAGATGTGAACACAAACCCTGAACATACACAGACCTGTGGATTTGATCATTTatgaacagaaacaaacatggTAACACTGCCTACATGCCGGTGTCTATGGTCAGCTGGCTGATTAAGTCTCTGTAATGAATTTGGTTCTTTTCATTGTCAGCGAGTGCTGTCAGCATCTCGTCCATCTCCTCCTGAGTGAAGGGCTCACCTGGtttaaagacaaacataaacaatCACAACACACGCACGGTTAAAAACAGTACATACATTACAGGTTATTTATGGAAGTAAGAGGAATGTTAGACGCACCAAACCAAATCTATGAGATAATCTGCTACTTTTCACCACACAATCTAATCTTTGTTTTACCTCACAGTGTAAAGATGGAGAGCTTTTGCTTTACCTTCCAATGTCATGTACTTTGCCAGCTCCTCTAGCTCCAGGTAtcccttcttttctttgtccAGTACCTGACAACACAGCGGAGCTTTAACTGcctttatgttttaaaaaacaccaGTAACCAACACTGTGATGTGAGATTCACTCTGCTGACAGTATATTGCTCTAACGTCTACagatacatttactgtatgaaaTCTTGTACATTACTGTTTACTTGCTAGCACTAATGCTACCAGATGTTCTTAGCTAACTTATTAAAttgaaattcaacattttgtctCCAATGGAAAATGACTGGTAAGGTGCTGTGCAGTCACTGGTTTTGCCCACTGAAAAGGGAGGTAGACAGGATCTAAAACTGTGAGACCCTGACTGCTCGCTAACCTCTTTAAACTACAACTATACAGAAGAACAGATGCTGGTCTCACCTCAAAGGCCTGAAGCAGAATGTCCTCAGGGATGGGAGTGaacctaacacacacacacacactaacttgTAGTAGGAGGGTACCCCCCAAGCAGTACCGACATGATATACTAAATACAGTTAACACTGTGATGAAagtaaaactgattttacagcAATCACATggcagttaaaaaataaaataataaaataaaaaagatagtAAAGCCTTTGTTAGTAATTTCCAAGCCCAAACTATGGCTTATTACAGCACTCGCCCTGGCTGTTATGGCATCTTTACCGGTAGTCTATATCACTGTAACTATAAAAAGTAAAGCTTGATCCCAGGAAATGAAGCCTCTATTCATTGGACTGAACTGTAGGAATATTTCCAGAGGTGGGCAACCTAAAGCCAAAACTGTGCATAATGGAGTACACATTGTAATGTCCATTTAGCAATTTTAAGCACAGAAAaatttttttcaagtaaaacaACACAGCTGTCATCAGTCAAGGATacagataataataaaaggGTCCTACTTGTGGTCCAACAGCACTTTGGTCATGGCTGGAAGGAACTTGTCCAAATGGATGTATCCTGTGTGGTCCTCCTCCACCTGGTTAAACAGGACAAGGCTGCTGGTTTTGACCCTTTAacaacaaactctgagttttcTAAGAAAACTGACTGATTATAATGTCACCTTAAGTTGCTATAGATGTTAAGAACATCTTTAAGACTAAGTGCAATATTAAAAAATAGAAGTGGCATTTTAATATGGTGGCACATTTTAATGTGATGACATTACTTCTCCAGGCATAGTAGATACAGTAGTATAACATATATATgaacttttatatatatatgaaaataaagaaagccTCAGATGATATGTTTGattgcttgttttattcatcCAAAATATAAGTAAACACTGTTCTGACCTCTGCTATAAAGTCATGTAGGTCTGCCTGACTGGGGAAGCAACCCAGGGAATAGATGATGGTCCCGATCTCACtggtaaacaaacacattacagGAAATCAACAGAAAAGCTGCAGTTGAAAGTGTCATgttacactacacacactatTTACCTACGTGTGTAAAGACTCATTTTATTGTAGCAGTCTCCATGAGAGATACATTAATCATGTTTTCCTCACCTATCTCTGCCCAAGCTTACTGGCCACTGTTCAGCATTTGTTCTCATCTTATGTCAAACAACCAACTTTTTGCTTAATCGCTGCCAATGTGAGCTGCCTCCTCACCCTATTTAAAATAtaggttcacaaattttcaagtttgtcttaaaacaacagtgaggtgcccatatgaacactaaatcattcctcctgttcatactgactattaaaagatccccttcaaatgtgctttcaatgtaagtgatggggccaaaatccacagtgtgtccacacagtcatattgtgcaaaaatgcatttaaaagttgatctgaagcggcttcagcagtctgagttagtcatataaagtgcatatctgccacatttacagtctttttagcatcaaattccctctttgtgtttccctgttgagctgcagtggaagtatagtaacaaaaagagggactttagcactaaaaagactgtaatattGAGagatatttacttgatttgactcatttggacagctgaagcttcacattaactttagataaacttttaaatatatttttgcacagaaggaggaatgtggattttggcccccatcacttacattgtgagtgctttatgaagagatcttcaaatggtcagtatgaacaggaggaatgattatggcaagaaagacatgtttcagtgttcatttgggcacttgactgttgttttaagacaaacttgaaaaattgttaaCTGCTCCTTTAAATGGCAAACCAGATGTGTTATAGTTGTCCTTCTTCCAAATGGTATACATAAGCTGGGGGCAGCAGGGAGGCATTTAAAAACTACAGGATGAAATAGGTGTAGCTTTACACAAAAactacatatttactgtatttaatgtgttaCTCTATATAATTGATTCTATACATACAACACAGACTGCCCTTAATGGCGTGAGATTAGGTTATTCAAACCCACCCACCACATGGGGGAGATACTATGGATTATGTTAATTAACAAAACATATTCAGACTTGACAGGATCAGGTCTAAATGTAGAAGTTAATCAATATATTGAGAATATCTTAACTAAGTGCATCTGGTCAGGAGTGCACCTAGCTTAccattaaatatgttttgttcaATATGTCTAACATCTTTTTAAccagtgtgtaaaataaaagAGTTACAGGTTTTATAGggagattttgtttgtttatccaTCACAACAACAATCAGGCTGGGAGGAGATGATGTGAACCATCATCGTCTGTACAGTGTAGGAGCTCACCGGACATCCACTGTGTTATTAGACTCATAGTCAAACGCTTCAAAAGCTGCTCGGATCTTCTTGTGGACTTCTGACACTGTGACCTCTGCCAGACAGAAGAGACAGGTGATCAGCAGCAGAGCCAACAgtcagtaagctagcgttagcttacATACTTTACCAACAACTGTCATATCTTTCAAATAATTTTCATTTCTGAGGGAGAAATTTTGGCGCTTTGTGCTCTTATAAACTAGTtaacactttcactttcttctgtttaaattttaacaaaataatagcaataataacgTTAAGTCGTACAAACCTGCACTTTGCTTGTTGGCCGCCATGCTTCTGGTCCAGTTGTATTGCGTTGCCTAGCAACAGTCTTTTGTCAGAAAGGCGTCTAGTTGATAACaaatgttaaaggacaggttcacatttttttacagtctgtcctaaaacaacagtcagaatcccaaatgaacattgaaacatgtttttcttgctgtaatcattcctcctgttcatactgaccattagaagatcctttcataatg comes from Thunnus maccoyii chromosome 1, fThuMac1.1, whole genome shotgun sequence and encodes:
- the efcab2 gene encoding dynein regulatory complex protein 8: MAANKQSAEVTVSEVHKKIRAAFEAFDYESNNTVDVREIGTIIYSLGCFPSQADLHDFIAEVEEDHTGYIHLDKFLPAMTKVLLDHKFTPIPEDILLQAFEVLDKEKKGYLELEELAKYMTLEGEPFTQEEMDEMLTALADNEKNQIHYRDLISQLTIDTGM